A region of Helicobacter sp. 12S02232-10 DNA encodes the following proteins:
- a CDS encoding radical SAM protein, translating into MKNIVFGPVISRRFGLSLGVDLSPSFKQCNFDCLYCELEGKKAQAKMTEILDLQILIESVLQSLRKNPKIDVLTITANGEPTLYPYLFEFMEAIKPYVPKGVSTLILSNGSRFGEEKIQRALCLFDIVKFSLDGALEKNFLRVDRPYREILLENLLRGIEDFARIYKGKLVAEVLIVEGVNDAIENIKSIAKFLKRIAISRVDLGTVDRPPAYKAAAIDYQKLADIAKEFDGMYVNLPHRKKDMSAIGAAYSAEDVMEFIARRPVSVLEAPILFDKKTLNIIEELLKEKKLFLKKVVNLEFYTIKR; encoded by the coding sequence ATGAAAAATATTGTATTTGGACCTGTTATTTCTAGGAGATTTGGTTTATCTTTAGGCGTTGATCTTTCTCCAAGTTTCAAACAATGCAACTTTGATTGTCTTTATTGCGAACTTGAAGGCAAAAAAGCCCAAGCAAAAATGACAGAAATTTTAGATCTTCAAATTTTAATTGAAAGTGTTTTGCAATCCCTGCGTAAAAATCCAAAAATTGATGTTTTGACAATCACAGCAAATGGGGAGCCGACTCTTTATCCATATTTGTTTGAGTTTATGGAAGCAATCAAGCCTTATGTGCCAAAAGGGGTTTCGACATTGATTTTAAGCAATGGTTCAAGGTTTGGTGAAGAAAAAATTCAAAGAGCTTTGTGTTTGTTTGACATTGTCAAATTTTCTCTTGATGGCGCATTGGAGAAAAATTTTTTAAGAGTGGATCGTCCTTATAGGGAAATTCTTTTAGAGAATTTATTGAGAGGCATAGAGGATTTTGCTCGCATTTATAAGGGAAAATTAGTTGCAGAAGTCTTAATAGTTGAGGGAGTCAATGATGCGATTGAAAATATCAAATCTATTGCAAAATTTTTAAAGCGTATTGCGATTAGCAGAGTCGATTTAGGCACTGTAGATAGACCTCCTGCCTATAAAGCTGCAGCGATTGATTATCAAAAACTTGCCGATATAGCCAAAGAATTTGATGGGATGTATGTAAATCTTCCACATAGAAAAAAAGATATGTCTGCAATTGGCGCTGCTTATTCTGCAGAAGATGTGATGGAATTTATTGCCAGAAGACCTGTGAGCGTTTTGGAAGCCCCGATTTTGTTTGATAAAAAGACTTTAAACATCATTGAAGAGCTTCTTAAGGAAAAGAAGCTTTTTTTAAAAAAAGTCGTGAATTTGGAATTTTATACGATTAAAAGATAG
- the topA gene encoding type I DNA topoisomerase, which yields MKNLIIVESPAKAKTIKNFLDSDYEVIASKGHIRDLPKSSFGIKIDGENFIPDYRIDKDHKEIVEKITTMAKKAKTTYIATDEDREGEAIGFHITQAIGKDVQTFPRIVFHEITKTAIKNALKSPRNIDMDKVNAQQARRLLDRIVGFKLSGLISSKINRGLSAGRVQSAALKIIVDKEREIRAFVPVDYYTIDAIFEGAIQAELSVYKGEKVKKQGITNEQLAQDMLKTLKNSSFIVGEILKKPKKSPTLPPFMTSTLQQSSSSLLGYSPSRTMGIAQKLYEGVETDNGVMGVITYMRTDSLNIAKEAQDSAREKISNDFGEKYLPPKPKNYVTKNKSAQEAHEAIRPTNIFFTPQIAKSYLKPDELKVYTLIYNRFLASQMEDAVFESQSITFVCDKGEFKASGRKLIFDGYYKLLGNDDKDKLLPDLLPGSNIKLENIQSNKHTTEPPARYSEASLIKTLESLGIGRPSTYAPTVSLLQNREYIVVEKKQILPQESAFKVTEMLEAHFNEIVDSKFSASMEDKLDDIAQHKEDWQKVLMDFYGPFMEKISDGKLNIASQKVIIPTGEFCPKCGKELVKRIGRYGEFIACSGYPKCKYIKPQEPLEADIGETSEVCEKCGKPMVKKRGRNGEFMACSGYPECKNTKSLKNPSSKPQSLVEVKCPECGGEILLRNSRRGSFYGCSNYPKCNFISNYKPINEKCPKCGYIMSDRTYRGKHIHECIKCKHRIEVEAEQ from the coding sequence ATGAAAAATTTGATTATCGTAGAGTCTCCTGCAAAAGCTAAAACTATTAAGAATTTTTTAGATAGTGATTATGAAGTAATAGCTTCTAAGGGGCATATTAGGGATTTACCCAAGTCAAGCTTTGGAATAAAAATTGATGGGGAAAACTTTATTCCTGATTATAGGATTGATAAAGACCATAAGGAAATTGTTGAAAAAATTACAACAATGGCAAAAAAAGCAAAAACGACTTATATCGCAACCGATGAGGATAGAGAGGGTGAGGCCATAGGGTTTCACATCACTCAAGCTATTGGAAAAGATGTACAAACTTTTCCTAGAATTGTATTTCACGAAATCACAAAAACAGCTATTAAAAATGCTCTAAAATCTCCTAGAAATATTGATATGGATAAGGTTAATGCCCAACAAGCTAGAAGATTGCTTGATAGGATCGTAGGTTTTAAGCTCAGCGGATTGATTTCAAGTAAAATTAACAGAGGATTGAGTGCAGGTAGGGTTCAAAGTGCCGCATTGAAGATTATTGTAGATAAGGAACGAGAGATTAGGGCGTTTGTGCCTGTAGATTATTATACGATTGATGCAATTTTTGAAGGAGCAATTCAAGCAGAATTGAGCGTTTATAAAGGAGAGAAGGTTAAAAAGCAAGGGATCACTAATGAACAACTTGCTCAAGATATGTTAAAAACTCTTAAAAATTCTTCTTTTATTGTTGGAGAAATTTTAAAAAAACCAAAAAAATCTCCCACGCTTCCGCCTTTTATGACTTCTACTTTGCAACAAAGCTCTTCAAGTCTTTTGGGATATTCCCCCTCAAGAACTATGGGGATTGCACAAAAGCTTTATGAGGGTGTAGAAACTGATAATGGAGTAATGGGTGTAATTACTTATATGAGAACAGACAGCCTCAATATTGCCAAAGAAGCTCAAGATAGTGCCAGAGAAAAGATATCAAATGATTTTGGCGAGAAATATTTGCCACCCAAGCCAAAAAATTACGTCACCAAAAATAAAAGCGCTCAAGAGGCTCACGAGGCTATTCGTCCTACAAATATATTTTTCACCCCTCAGATTGCCAAGTCGTATTTAAAACCTGATGAACTTAAAGTCTATACGCTTATCTATAATCGATTTTTAGCTTCTCAAATGGAAGATGCCGTTTTTGAAAGCCAAAGTATTACCTTTGTATGTGATAAAGGCGAATTTAAAGCAAGCGGAAGAAAATTAATCTTTGATGGGTATTACAAGCTTTTGGGAAATGATGATAAAGACAAACTATTGCCTGATCTTTTGCCAGGTTCTAATATTAAACTTGAAAATATTCAAAGTAATAAACACACCACAGAGCCTCCTGCACGATATTCTGAAGCATCTTTGATTAAAACTCTTGAGAGTTTAGGAATTGGGAGACCAAGTACATATGCTCCAACGGTTTCATTGCTGCAAAATCGTGAATATATTGTTGTTGAAAAAAAGCAAATTCTCCCTCAAGAGAGTGCTTTTAAAGTGACTGAAATGTTAGAAGCTCATTTTAATGAAATCGTTGATTCTAAATTTAGCGCGAGTATGGAAGATAAGCTTGATGATATTGCACAGCATAAGGAAGATTGGCAAAAGGTATTGATGGATTTTTATGGACCGTTTATGGAAAAAATTTCAGATGGCAAACTCAATATCGCTTCTCAAAAAGTCATCATTCCTACAGGAGAGTTTTGTCCGAAATGTGGTAAAGAGCTTGTAAAAAGAATCGGAAGATATGGGGAGTTTATTGCTTGTAGCGGTTATCCCAAATGTAAATATATCAAACCACAAGAACCACTGGAAGCAGATATTGGAGAAACTTCTGAAGTTTGTGAAAAATGTGGCAAACCGATGGTAAAAAAACGTGGCAGAAACGGCGAGTTTATGGCTTGCAGTGGCTATCCGGAATGCAAAAATACCAAATCTTTAAAAAATCCTTCAAGCAAGCCTCAATCTTTGGTTGAGGTCAAATGCCCTGAATGCGGAGGGGAAATATTACTAAGAAATAGCAGGAGGGGATCTTTTTATGGTTGTTCGAACTATCCAAAGTGTAATTTTATTTCCAACTATAAGCCCATCAATGAAAAATGCCCTAAATGTGGATATATAATGAGTGATCGAACTTATCGGGGCAAACATATCCACGAATGTATCAAGTGCAAACATAGGATTGAAGTTGAAGCAGAACAATGA
- a CDS encoding flagellin B — MSFRINTNIAALTAHAVGVQNNRDLATSLEKLSSGLRINKAADDASGMAIADSLRSQSESLGQAVKNANDAIGMIQVADKAMDEQIKILDTIKTKAIQAAQDGQTLESRKALQSDIQRLLEELDNIANTTSFNGQQMLSGSFSNKEFQIGAYSNTTVKASIGPTSSDKIGHIRMETASFEGTGMQASAAGSNLTEVALNFKQVDGVNDYEIETAKISTSAGTGIGALSEIINRFSNTLGVRASYNVMATGGVPVLSGTIRGLVINGVSIGTINDVHKNDSDGRLINAVNSVKDQTGVEAFLDITGRINLKSSDGRAISIHTSSATGQVFGGGNFAGISGFNHAIVGRLTLTRTDARDIIVSGINFSHIGLHSAQGISEYTVNLRAVRGIFDANIASASGANANIAQADLNWQGIGAGVTSLKGAMVVMDMADSARTQLDKIRADIGSVQIQLVSTINNVSVTQVNVKAAESQIRDVDFAAESASFSKYNILAQSGSFAMAQANAVQQNVLRLLQ, encoded by the coding sequence ATGAGTTTTAGGATCAACACCAACATAGCAGCTCTCACAGCCCATGCTGTCGGCGTGCAAAACAATAGAGATCTTGCAACCTCTTTGGAAAAACTAAGTTCGGGACTTCGAATCAATAAAGCAGCAGATGACGCTTCTGGGATGGCTATTGCAGATAGCTTGAGAAGTCAAAGTGAAAGCTTGGGACAAGCAGTTAAAAATGCTAATGATGCTATCGGTATGATACAAGTGGCTGATAAAGCAATGGATGAGCAAATCAAGATTTTGGACACAATCAAAACCAAAGCCATTCAAGCAGCGCAAGACGGACAAACCCTTGAATCAAGAAAGGCACTTCAAAGCGATATCCAAAGACTACTTGAAGAACTTGACAATATTGCCAATACAACCAGCTTCAATGGCCAACAAATGCTTTCAGGCAGTTTTTCAAACAAAGAATTCCAAATAGGTGCCTATTCAAACACTACAGTCAAAGCCTCTATAGGTCCTACAAGTTCTGATAAAATCGGTCATATCCGAATGGAAACCGCATCTTTTGAAGGTACTGGTATGCAAGCATCAGCAGCTGGTTCAAATTTAACCGAAGTGGCGTTAAATTTCAAACAAGTCGATGGAGTCAATGATTATGAAATCGAAACAGCCAAAATTTCAACTTCTGCAGGAACTGGAATTGGAGCATTGAGTGAAATCATCAATAGATTTTCTAATACATTAGGTGTTCGAGCATCTTATAACGTTATGGCAACAGGAGGCGTTCCAGTTCTATCAGGAACGATTAGAGGACTTGTGATCAATGGAGTTTCAATAGGCACCATCAATGATGTACATAAAAACGATTCGGATGGAAGGCTCATCAACGCAGTAAATTCAGTCAAAGACCAAACAGGAGTGGAAGCATTTTTGGATATTACCGGACGAATCAATCTTAAATCAAGTGACGGGAGAGCAATTTCTATTCATACCAGTAGTGCCACAGGTCAAGTCTTTGGAGGCGGAAATTTTGCGGGAATATCTGGTTTCAATCACGCTATTGTAGGCAGACTGACTTTAACTAGAACAGACGCAAGAGACATTATTGTCAGTGGTATCAATTTCAGTCATATCGGTTTGCATTCTGCTCAAGGCATATCTGAATATACAGTTAATTTAAGAGCAGTAAGGGGAATATTTGATGCCAATATCGCTTCAGCATCCGGAGCAAACGCCAATATCGCCCAAGCCGACTTAAATTGGCAAGGAATAGGAGCAGGTGTTACAAGTCTGAAGGGGGCAATGGTAGTAATGGATATGGCAGATTCTGCACGAACGCAGTTGGACAAAATCCGCGCTGATATAGGTTCTGTCCAAATCCAACTTGTATCCACCATCAATAACGTTTCTGTAACACAAGTAAATGTCAAAGCTGCAGAATCTCAAATCAGAGATGTGGATTTTGCTGCAGAATCTGCAAGCTTTTCAAAATACAATATTTTAGCTCAAAGTGGAAGTTTTGCAATGGCACAAGCCAATGCCGTACAACAAAACGTATTAAGATTGCTTCAATAA
- a CDS encoding motility associated factor glycosyltransferase family protein — MQTIYDKNLSVLKTKDPLLALALFHFKPNQKFEVFMDKDAANFNIIDKETNTPLFLGKPLEETMQKITDFTPYTYYPYLYFYGAGNGVFYRLMLGNSQHQRIVVIEPELEILFIILNLLDFSADILSDKIIFLYSKLCSYHLINSLFEMDKKSRIYSKVYDLHIFNPYYERYKSEILTFNQYFIKAIEHSVISVGNDTRDAITGIRQHIQNLPDTLRSPTLLNLVENLKNKDTAIIISTGPSLTKQLDLLKSIAPYATLFCIDASFPILYKHGIKPDIVFSLERVEATARFYYDTPQEAQDGVIFAITSIVHKKLKDSITKGIKQFSFRPFGYTNLFGFHQYGYIGIGMSAANMAYELIVHSRFKKCIIIGQDLSFGEDGKSHAQEAIYGSDEIKPKPLEEKIFVEKYGGGGEVETTKVWKLFLEFFEKDIAQTPYKLEVINATEGGARIHGTLEMSFKEAIASIDTSKPKKSIHLTYPSKTESKKNIQIAKQKCLDIIKYGTEKKSLIEELFLKVAKYTEELEKLNKQNKLEEINFKELTQLSNEIDTMKKLFEEKKFNDYFVDAIQSYIFHQELDIAKLVVRYTKNELETQAKQLEWIYAHKYWLFSLAGGIDCVIQTVKEALESWEAIN; from the coding sequence ATGCAAACCATTTATGACAAAAATTTGTCCGTTTTAAAAACCAAAGATCCTCTTTTGGCACTGGCTTTATTTCATTTCAAGCCCAATCAAAAATTTGAGGTTTTTATGGATAAAGACGCTGCAAATTTCAATATTATCGACAAAGAAACCAATACGCCTTTATTTTTAGGCAAGCCGCTAGAAGAAACAATGCAAAAAATCACAGATTTCACTCCCTATACCTATTACCCTTATCTCTATTTTTATGGAGCAGGAAACGGTGTATTTTATCGCCTGATGTTGGGAAATTCTCAACATCAAAGAATTGTAGTGATTGAACCTGAACTTGAAATTTTGTTTATCATTTTGAATCTTTTGGACTTCTCTGCAGATATTTTGAGTGATAAAATTATCTTTTTATATTCTAAACTTTGTTCCTATCATTTAATTAATTCTCTTTTTGAAATGGATAAAAAATCTAGGATTTATTCAAAAGTTTATGATTTGCATATTTTTAATCCTTATTACGAGCGTTATAAATCTGAAATCTTGACTTTCAATCAATACTTTATCAAGGCTATTGAACACAGCGTCATTAGCGTAGGTAACGATACTAGAGATGCCATTACTGGTATCAGACAACATATCCAAAATCTACCTGATACCCTCCGTTCTCCTACGCTTTTAAATTTAGTGGAAAATCTGAAAAACAAAGATACTGCTATCATTATTTCTACAGGTCCAAGTCTTACAAAACAACTGGATTTGCTCAAATCCATTGCCCCTTATGCAACGCTTTTTTGCATTGATGCTTCTTTCCCTATTCTTTATAAACACGGCATCAAACCCGATATTGTTTTTTCCTTAGAACGCGTTGAAGCAACGGCAAGATTTTATTATGATACCCCACAAGAAGCTCAAGATGGAGTAATATTTGCTATCACATCCATCGTGCATAAAAAACTTAAAGATTCCATCACAAAAGGTATAAAACAATTCAGTTTTCGCCCTTTCGGATATACCAATTTGTTTGGGTTCCATCAATATGGCTATATTGGAATCGGTATGAGTGCAGCGAATATGGCTTATGAGCTTATCGTACATTCACGCTTTAAAAAATGCATTATCATCGGTCAAGATTTAAGTTTTGGAGAAGATGGGAAGAGTCACGCCCAAGAAGCTATCTATGGAAGCGATGAAATCAAACCCAAACCTTTGGAGGAAAAAATTTTTGTAGAAAAATATGGGGGTGGAGGCGAAGTTGAAACAACAAAAGTATGGAAATTGTTTTTGGAATTTTTTGAAAAAGATATTGCTCAAACCCCATACAAGCTTGAAGTTATCAATGCTACAGAGGGTGGAGCGCGGATTCATGGAACGCTTGAGATGAGTTTTAAAGAAGCCATTGCCTCAATTGATACTTCAAAACCAAAAAAATCTATCCATCTCACATATCCGAGTAAAACAGAAAGTAAAAAAAATATTCAAATTGCTAAACAAAAATGTTTGGATATTATTAAATATGGGACAGAAAAAAAATCATTGATTGAAGAATTGTTTTTGAAAGTTGCAAAATATACTGAAGAACTCGAAAAACTCAATAAGCAAAACAAATTAGAAGAAATTAATTTTAAAGAATTAACTCAATTGAGCAATGAAATTGATACGATGAAAAAGCTTTTTGAAGAGAAAAAATTCAATGATTATTTTGTAGATGCGATCCAATCTTATATCTTTCATCAAGAACTTGATATTGCTAAACTTGTTGTCAGATATACAAAAAATGAACTTGAAACTCAAGCAAAACAACTTGAGTGGATTTATGCCCATAAATATTGGCTTTTTAGCCTTGCTGGCGGAATTGACTGCGTGATACAAACCGTTAAAGAAGCGCTTGAAAGCTGGGAGGCGATAAACTAA
- a CDS encoding methylated-DNA--[protein]-cysteine S-methyltransferase — translation MIYHYFIDAPLEFGVKYIDICSSDTGIKSVSFANQKNQEENPNDLALSCAEALKGYFEGRVFSFDLPLEPDGTPFQKKVWRILCDIKFGEVWSYKDLALKIGSTNYSRAVGSANSKNPIFIIIPCHRVIGNDGKLSGYAAGVEIKKWLLEHEKKFSSKI, via the coding sequence ATGATCTATCATTATTTTATTGATGCTCCTTTGGAGTTTGGGGTCAAATATATTGATATATGTTCAAGTGATACAGGAATAAAAAGCGTATCCTTTGCCAATCAAAAGAATCAAGAAGAAAATCCTAATGATTTAGCTCTTTCTTGCGCAGAGGCTTTGAAAGGTTATTTTGAAGGACGTGTATTTTCTTTTGATTTGCCTTTAGAACCTGATGGTACCCCTTTTCAAAAGAAAGTTTGGCGTATTTTGTGTGATATAAAGTTTGGCGAAGTCTGGAGTTATAAAGATTTGGCACTTAAGATTGGTTCGACAAACTATTCCCGAGCAGTTGGGAGTGCTAATAGTAAAAATCCGATTTTTATTATCATTCCTTGCCATCGCGTAATTGGAAATGATGGAAAATTATCTGGGTATGCCGCAGGGGTAGAAATAAAAAAATGGCTTTTAGAACACGAAAAAAAATTTTCAAGCAAAATTTAA
- the glcD gene encoding glycolate oxidase subunit GlcD: MIEYRHREEFKKIVGDENFYDDPAHLIAYCYDATRERYKPDCVIYPKNEKDVSDILRYCNQNAIAVVPRGAGSGFTGGALPACGGIVLAMEKYFNQILEIDEKNLIARVQPGVVNKQFQESVEKKGLFYPPDPASQEYSTLGGNVSENAGGMRAAKYGITKDYVMALRAVLPNGEIIRAGKKTIKDVAGYNIAGILIASEGSLAVITEITLKLIAKPKFKQSAMGVFSSIEDAMNAVYKTMASGVTPVAMEFLDNLTIRAVEEKFHKGLPTQAGAILITQVDGDITEQIKWQLEKIKECFEKNGCLEFKIAQNEQEEADLWFARRNASQSIAIYGKKKLNEDITVPRSQLPELLKRISEVSKKYGFKIPCFGHTGDGNVHTNVMVPNPEDKQQLQKGYEAIEEIFKITVFLEGTLSGEHGIGLSKAPFMPLAFSPSEMELFRSIKRAFDPNNILNPGKMGL, from the coding sequence ATGATTGAATACCGACATCGCGAGGAGTTTAAGAAAATTGTCGGCGATGAGAATTTCTATGATGATCCTGCACATTTAATTGCTTATTGTTATGATGCTACAAGAGAGCGTTATAAACCTGATTGTGTAATTTATCCCAAAAATGAAAAAGATGTGAGCGATATATTAAGGTATTGCAATCAAAACGCAATTGCAGTCGTTCCTCGTGGTGCAGGAAGCGGTTTCACCGGCGGAGCTTTACCGGCGTGTGGAGGAATTGTGTTGGCGATGGAAAAATATTTTAATCAAATTTTAGAAATTGATGAGAAAAATTTGATTGCAAGAGTGCAGCCTGGAGTTGTTAATAAGCAATTTCAAGAGAGCGTTGAAAAAAAAGGTTTGTTTTATCCTCCCGATCCTGCAAGTCAAGAATATAGTACGCTTGGGGGTAATGTGAGTGAAAATGCCGGAGGGATGCGTGCGGCAAAATATGGGATTACAAAAGATTATGTAATGGCTCTTCGTGCAGTTTTGCCCAATGGTGAGATTATAAGAGCGGGTAAAAAAACCATCAAAGATGTCGCAGGATACAACATTGCAGGAATTTTAATTGCCAGTGAAGGAAGTTTGGCAGTGATTACAGAAATTACCCTAAAATTAATCGCAAAACCAAAATTTAAACAATCTGCGATGGGAGTTTTTTCTAGTATTGAAGATGCTATGAATGCTGTATATAAAACGATGGCAAGCGGCGTAACTCCTGTTGCAATGGAATTTTTAGATAATTTGACGATTAGAGCAGTTGAAGAAAAGTTTCACAAAGGGTTACCGACGCAAGCTGGAGCCATACTCATCACACAAGTGGATGGGGATATTACCGAACAAATAAAATGGCAGCTTGAAAAAATCAAAGAATGTTTTGAAAAAAATGGATGTCTTGAATTTAAAATTGCTCAAAATGAACAAGAGGAAGCTGATTTGTGGTTTGCTAGACGTAACGCTTCCCAAAGCATTGCTATTTATGGAAAAAAAAAGCTGAATGAAGATATTACCGTCCCGCGTTCGCAACTTCCTGAACTTTTAAAACGCATTTCTGAAGTTAGTAAAAAATATGGCTTTAAGATACCGTGTTTTGGGCATACAGGCGATGGGAATGTTCATACAAATGTGATGGTTCCAAATCCTGAAGACAAACAACAGCTTCAAAAAGGCTATGAAGCGATTGAAGAAATTTTTAAAATTACCGTTTTTTTGGAGGGAACATTAAGCGGGGAGCACGGGATAGGGCTTTCTAAGGCTCCTTTTATGCCTTTGGCATTTAGTCCTTCAGAAATGGAGCTTTTTAGAAGTATCAAAAGGGCATTTGATCCCAATAATATTCTTAATCCAGGTAAAATGGGTTTATAA
- a CDS encoding plasminogen-binding N-terminal domain-containing protein produces the protein MLNKILNLLGIMILICLIANASEFNEVLKINIEKVDLNQKTLTFPAYDLKVGETGFVLTKLTDYNVISAKLQIESIEDGVALAKFDFFDTMKQKYLPTPRVNPQEGDMAIFRELNNRAFLIAPDSTTYEKIKTQITDVVFMNSDLLMGYLNDYGGFDPKPKFLRKACDIYSIGLLYIVGTNSLNVLDCQSLVILEKTSFDTSKVTKTTAPFFSRLEEVKTGSLANAFYSRKSKNYFKYYDGLVEKGANFK, from the coding sequence GTGTTAAATAAAATTTTAAACTTATTAGGGATAATGATTTTAATTTGTCTCATTGCAAATGCAAGTGAGTTTAATGAGGTCTTAAAAATAAATATAGAAAAAGTTGATTTGAATCAAAAAACTTTAACGTTTCCTGCTTATGATTTAAAGGTGGGGGAAACGGGTTTTGTCTTAACAAAGCTTACAGATTACAATGTCATATCTGCAAAGCTTCAGATAGAGTCTATTGAGGATGGCGTGGCACTGGCAAAATTTGATTTTTTTGATACGATGAAGCAAAAATATCTACCCACTCCACGTGTGAATCCGCAAGAAGGAGATATGGCTATTTTCCGCGAGTTAAATAATAGAGCTTTTTTAATTGCTCCAGATTCTACAACTTATGAGAAGATAAAAACACAAATTACGGATGTCGTTTTTATGAATTCTGATTTATTGATGGGATATTTGAATGATTATGGAGGGTTTGATCCCAAGCCTAAATTTTTAAGGAAGGCTTGTGATATTTATAGTATCGGTCTGCTTTATATTGTCGGGACAAATAGCTTGAATGTCTTAGATTGTCAAAGTTTGGTGATTTTAGAGAAAACTTCTTTTGATACTTCAAAGGTTACAAAAACAACCGCACCTTTTTTCTCACGTTTAGAAGAGGTTAAGACGGGTAGTTTGGCAAATGCATTTTATAGTAGAAAGTCCAAGAATTATTTTAAATATTATGATGGATTGGTAGAGAAAGGTGCAAATTTTAAATAA
- a CDS encoding NUDIX hydrolase, producing MKYFPEFRSKVDFNSIKFEECVDSPYIKPKRMSYVENGKKKNWDIVASHDSVSILLYHLEFDGFLIVRQFRPAVYFKNGEGYTYELCAGLVDKEGKSLEQIASEEVLEECGYQVDASSLQKLTVFYASTGMSGSKQTIFFATITEQNKVSQGGGIDDECIDVLFLPSQKAKDFIDDNDVAKTSGLSYAIRWYMDNFLR from the coding sequence ATGAAATATTTTCCTGAGTTTCGCTCAAAAGTTGATTTTAATTCCATCAAATTTGAGGAGTGTGTTGATTCTCCTTATATAAAACCTAAGCGAATGTCGTATGTGGAAAATGGAAAGAAGAAGAATTGGGATATCGTTGCTTCTCACGATAGTGTATCGATACTTCTTTATCATTTAGAGTTTGATGGGTTTTTGATTGTCAGACAATTCCGTCCGGCTGTTTATTTTAAGAATGGTGAGGGATATACTTATGAATTGTGTGCTGGGCTTGTCGATAAGGAAGGAAAGAGTCTTGAGCAGATTGCTTCTGAAGAGGTGCTTGAGGAGTGCGGGTATCAAGTCGATGCTTCTTCTCTTCAAAAACTCACAGTTTTTTATGCTTCTACAGGTATGAGCGGAAGCAAGCAAACGATATTTTTTGCTACTATAACAGAACAAAATAAGGTTAGTCAGGGTGGGGGAATTGATGATGAATGTATAGATGTTTTGTTTTTACCTTCTCAAAAAGCCAAAGATTTTATTGATGATAATGATGTGGCCAAGACTTCGGGTTTGAGTTATGCCATCAGATGGTATATGGACAATTTTTTACGGTAA